The following coding sequences lie in one Crassostrea angulata isolate pt1a10 chromosome 10, ASM2561291v2, whole genome shotgun sequence genomic window:
- the LOC128166877 gene encoding tRNA dimethylallyltransferase-like — protein MAASIRTPLRVPVVFILGATGTGKSKLALEIGSKFNGEIISTDSMQIYKGLDIVTNKVTVEEQEICPHHMINYLSPLEENHHVHQFRNKALPIIEKLLNDKKMPIIVGGTNYYIESLLWNTLIKSEDVERVKQQPENLKHVKEAGENKDSGVSEAEEDGEETNRPRTERDSVYQDLDTETLYKRLQEVDPVYASRTHPNNRRKLLRALEVFDVHGTPMSEIHKAQRIESPSSVGELRYPNTCVLWVQSEQSVLDDRTNKRVNTMIEKGLIQELLDFHKEFNAKRTQENRELDYTTGIFQSIGFKEFHEYLILPEEEKHSEKGKLLFEKGVENMKIATRQYARRQIYWIKNRLLRNKGHNYPPVYSMDSTDVSHWTEKVHDPAVQIVQDYMNGVVPQQEPLPLREYDNGAEFNECKACNKTFVMRKEWNIHIKSAKHKKRLRSLRKRFHDTCDILDQFKEKKSMERETTLAEMTSGTANIATDSVDGVMRDCVDSDISDKEAGPRDIKSLDTGTGAVNLRDMVGTSNEQSEDKGESVSDVRDKVLF, from the exons ATGGCAGCCTCCATCAGAACACCTTTGCGTGTTCCAGTTGTATTCATTCTTGGAGCTACTGGTACTGGAAAATCAAAATTAGCTTTAGAAATAGGAAGCAAGTTTAATGGAGAAATCATCAGTACAGATTCTATGCAG ATATACAAAGGCTTAGATATTGTGACCAACAAGGTCACGGTGGAGGAGCAAGAGATATGTCCTCATCACATGATCAACTACCTCAGTCCTCTGGAGGAGAATCACCATGTCCACCAATTCAGAAACAAGGCACTTCCAATT ATTGAAAAACTGTTAAATGACAAGAAAATGCCTATTATAGTAGGAGGAACAAATTACTACATCGAGTCCTTGCTGTGGAATACATTGATCAAATCAGAG gaTGTTGAAAGAGTCAAGCAACAGCCAGAAAACTTAAAGCATGTAAAGGAAGCTGGGGAAAATAAAGATTCTGGTGTCTCTGAAGCGGAGGAAGATGGCGAGGAGACGAATCGCCCGAGGACGGAGCGAGACAGCGTCTACCAAGATCTGGACACGGAGACTCTATACAAGAGGTTACAGGAAGTGGACCCAGTGTATGCAAGCCGTACTCACCCAAACAACAGGCGCAAGTTGCTCAG GGCCCTAGAAGTATTCGATGTCCATGGTACTCCCATGAGTGAAATCCATAAGGCCCAGAGGATAGAGAGCCCCTCTAGTGTGGGGGAGCTGAGATATCCCAACACTTGTGTACTGTGGGTCCAAAGTGAACAAAGTG TTTTGGACGATCGTACAAACAAGCGTGTGAACACCATGATAGAGAAAGGATTGATCCAAGAGTTACTTGACTTTCACAAAGAGTTCAATGCCAAAAGGACACAAGAAAACAG AGAATTAGACTACACTACAGGGATATTTCAGAGTATAGGGTTCAAGGAATTTCACGAGTATCTTATCCTTCCAGAAGAAGAGAAACACTCTGAAAAGGGAAAACTTCTATTTGAGAAAG GTGTCGAGAATATGAAGATTGCCACAAGACAGTATGCCAGACGACAGATTTACTGGATTAAAAACAGACTTCTACGCA acAAGGGACATAATTATCCTCCTGTTTATTCTATGGACTCGACAGACGTCAGTCATTGGACGGAAAAAGTTCACGACCCTGCCGTACAGATTGTTCAGGATTACATGAAT GGTGTTGTTCCCCAACAGGAACCATTGCCACTGCGAGAGTATGACAATGGGGCAGAGTTCAATGAGTGTAAAGCTTGTAACAAGACGTTTGTGATGAGGAAGGAATGGAACA ttcatatTAAGTCAGCAAAGCACAAAAAAAGACTAAGGAGTTTGAGAAAAAG GTTTCACGACACTTGTGATATTCTTGACCAATTTAAAGAGAAGAAATCGATGGAAAGAGAGACAACTCTAGCAGAAATGACATCAGGGACAGCCAATATTGCCACTGATTCTGTAGATGGAGTGATGCGTGACTGTGTTGATAGTGATATTTCTGATAAGGAAGCGGGCCCCAGAGACATAAAATCATTGGACACTGGTACAGGGGCTGTCAACTTGAGGGACATGGTGGGGACTAGTAATGAACAATCTGAGGACAAAGGGGAAAGTGTTTCAGATGTCAGGGACAAAGTGTTATTTTAG